From Ipomoea triloba cultivar NCNSP0323 chromosome 5, ASM357664v1, the proteins below share one genomic window:
- the LOC116019649 gene encoding uncharacterized protein LOC116019649 produces MESVDCLDTWIADMWLSLPKDVIIQVIVICWAAWENRNNMVFNQHCMNPKTMVATALMYYNDWLRIRSATTSSILSQNSVVWSKKWQPPMHNFLKVNVDVALDFTRKRMGFGWVVRGEGGVVNAMGWRVEEGVFSVHEAEAVGVREVLSWVKQKGWSRVIVETDAQVVSKAVYDGGRSGPFGLIIEDIRSILHHLDLVVVHFVKRDANMLAHAIAKSSLDDSCIDVVDYFDCIPRFISCIARLDLVED; encoded by the coding sequence ATGGAGTCTGTGGACTGCCTTGATACTTGGATTGCTGATATGTGGTTGTCTTTGCCAAAGGATGTGATTATTCAGGTTATTGTGATTTGTTGGGCTGCATGGGAAAATAGAAACAATATGGTTTTTAATCAACATTGCATGAATCCCAAGACCATGGTGGCTACTGCTTTGATGTATTACAATGATTGGTTGAGAATTCGGTCGGCAACTACTAGTTCTATTTTATCTCAAAACAGTGTGGTTTGGTCCAAAAAATGGCAGCCTCCCatgcataattttttaaaggtaaatgTGGATGTGGCTTTGGATTTTACAAGGAAAAGAATGGGGTTTGGGTGGGTAGTACGGGGTGAGGGAGGGGTGGTTAATGCCATGGGTTGGAGAGTAGAAGAGGGAGTTTTTTCAGTTCACGAGGCGGAGGCTGTGGGGGTGCGGGAGGTTTTAAGTTGGGTCAAGCAGAAGGGATGGTCTCGGGTTATTGTTGAGACTGATGCTCAGGTTGTTTCAAAGGCTGTGTATGATGGTGGACGCAGTGGCCCTTTTGGTTTGATTATTGAAGAtattcgatctattttacatcACTTGGATTTGGTTGTTGTTCATTTTGTGAAGAGGGACGCAAATATGTTAGCACATGCTATTGCGAAGAGTTCTTTAGATGACTCGTGTATAGATGTCGTTGATTATTTTGATTGTATTCCTCGTTTTATTTCTTGTATTGCTCGTTTGGACCTTGTGGAGGATTAA
- the LOC116019179 gene encoding protein SRC2 homolog, whose translation MATAGARPPAKSYDVDVTVVSAKHLKNVNWRHGDLKPYVILWIDPDRRLATKSDDSGSTKPVWNERFVLPLTLPPQESLLTVEIFHSVPSETPKPLVGTLRIPLKDLVDSGESTQLRNFELRRPSGRPQGKIRLKIAVRKIQEYQIPPPASYYYSSAPPPPATRDYGAYNPAPYSSHAPPLPPTTSPPPPLPPPHTYPYGGYSDPYYPCYYSQPPPPPRPWQSAAPGPSAPVDYAPYDHKRSGKMGAGAGLAAGAVAGALGGLALNEGLKYEEEKIAERTESDIAAMDDYGKYQHTK comes from the coding sequence ATGGCCACCGCAGGCGCTCGACCTCCGGCGAAATCCTACGACGTCGACGTCACCGTCGTCTCCGCCAAGCACCTGAAGAACGTGAACTGGCGTCACGGCGATCTCAAGCCCTACGTCATCCTCTGGATTGATCCTGACCGCCGTCTCGCCACTAAATCGGACGATTCCGGCTCGACAAAACCCGTCTGGAACGAGCGATTCGTTCTCCCTCTCACGCTGCCGCCGCAGGAATCGCTGCTCACCGTCGAGATCTTCCACTCCGTCCCCTCCGAAACCCCCAAGCCGCTGGTAGGTACGCTTCGGATTCCGCTCAAGGACCTGGTCGACTCGGGCGAGTCAACTCAGCTGAGAAATTTCGAGCTCCGCCGCCCCTCCGGTCGTCCTCAAGGTAAGATCCGACTCAAAATCGCCGTCCGGAAGATCCAGGAATACCAGATTCCTCCTCCAGCTAGCTACTATTACTCATCCGCACCTCCGCCGCCGGCTACACGCGACTACGGAGCGTACAATCCCGCTCCGTACAGCTCACACGCGCCTCCACTACCTCCAACTACCTCGCCGCCGCCTCCTCTCCCTCCGCCGCACACTTATCCCTACGGCGGATACAGTGATCCGTACTACCCCTGTTACTACTCCCAACCACCGCCGCCTCCACGGCCGTGGCAATCCGCCGCGCCAGGACCGAGCGCCCCGGTGGATTATGCACCGTATGATCACAAACGCAGCGGGAAGATGGGAGCGGGAGCGGGATTGGCTGCCGGAGCTGTGGCCGGAGCCCTAGGAGGACTAGCATTGAACGAAGGTTTAAAATATGAAGAGGAAAAGATTGCAGAGAGAACAGAGAGTGACATTGCTGCAATGGATGATTACGGTAAATACCAGCATACAAAGTAA